The Clupea harengus chromosome 22, Ch_v2.0.2, whole genome shotgun sequence genomic sequence cacacacacacacacacacacacacacacacacacacacacacacacacacacacacacacacgatccagGGAATGAAGAACCACAGTGCCATCTACTGATAATATAAAGCTTTGACAAAAAGCTCTcgtttacctctctctctcactctctctctctatctctcctcttcttttctatcATTCCTCTCACTGATGTTGCACTAGAGAAGACAATGGTACAAAAGAAACTCATGGAGCTCTCATTGTTTACAGCAGAGTGTGCTTCATTCGGCATCGATTCATTGGAAACCCTTCAGCTTCAGATTAAAGGGAGCATTGACTAAcacttcatttttttatcagtttATATCTATTGTGATTCACTCAGGTCACACTACTCTCTGACTATGACTTAGCATCGGTGAagaaaatacagagagaaagagagagagagaatgtaaccAGAGGAGACGATGCAAATTTGACCCTGAAATGAACAAGTACACAAGGACACCGAAGGCTAAGTCAACTTGTAAACAGTCATCAATCCTTTCATTACATGTGTTCGTGAGAGTGATAACCTTGCTTGGTTGCATGGCAATTAAACAACTAACCAATAGCAGACATTTGTTTGTTGAAAATCAAGTAGAAGTTGACAAGAAATTGCTGTAAAAGCATtaactgaaatgaatgaaattgaattgaaacttAGCAGATTCAACTGAAAAAGACAAGACATTATTGTTTAACCTTAGAAGCTCAGTGTGctctagtctctctccctctccctctctctctctctctctctctctctctctttcccctcacaCAGTGCACTGCCTTTATTAGGAGGCTAAAACAAACGGCTCGTGAAGGAGAGGGCCCTACAATTTCAAAGCTCATTACCCACCAACCAGGGGTGTCAAAATATGTGTGCCTTTTTGTAGGGCTGCCTAGAATGTGCAAATGCTAGTGTGTGTTACAGGCATCAAGCGGGTGGGTGGGGATGTGGGAAGGGAGCTCAGGGGGAGTGGGTGTGGCGCGCTGAGGGACAAGCATATGTATGTCAATATTCAAGTGCTATCTCTGGCAGAACAGCTGCAAATCTTTAGCCAGTTGTAGATTATATTGTGTGTTtaaggaaagaggggagaaaaagaaggcTAAATCAGGAACTCGCCAGTAGAAGAGGCATCTCGCCACTAATGGAACAAGGGCCAGGGGTGAACAAAGAAAATCAACGTCAGTCATGAAAgcatgaaagaaagaagaagaaatgaaaaaaaaatcatccatAGACTCACTTTGTCAATAACACTTCAACTGTATATGAAAGACACATTCCCCACCTCGCTAAGCAAAGTCATCTGCACTTCCTGTAAATATTGGCTGGGAGCACTGTAATATCTCGGTACTCCCCGAGTGAGAAGAGATGGAAGTGTGAACAGCACTGATTTGAGACCTAGGGAATGAAGGAGGCAGAAAGAGTTATATTGGCATCAAAAATGTTTGGCTGGGACAATCCACTCAAGGCTCACAACTCACAAGCTCAGAAGTTGGCGTTCCAACTTCTCGATGAATTTAACCTGAACTTTGTAAGTGACTCGAGCAACTTCATCAGTGATAAGTCAGGTTTTTACATGGTTCTTAGAAGAAATGTATCAATTGATATGGAATTTCTATCTTTATGCATTTGAAGGGACAGAACCAAAGGAAACACAATGGCATTGCTGCACGGTGCTGAAAGCTGAATGAGAAATGACAAGTTTTCAGTATTCCTCAAAGGAATGCAGCTGCCATGCTCAGCACTCATTCTTAGCCCCCAGGAGAAATCATTAAACAGTTTGCAGCAAGGCACATTAAAAAGAAGTGACTGAtgaatttatttttgtttgcagTACTCTCATTTGCAGCTCCCAATTTACAATTCCCCATTTTCAATCAGCACTTCACATTGGATATTAGCATGTACCTTCAACATGTCCTGTGAGTCACTCTTGTAACTTGTTTTCCATCACAGTGTGTCATGAGGGAAAGCATAGTTTTATCAGTGGCTTTGCAAAAAATACAACTTTGTTTACTCAGCAACTGACCTGCTGCAGACCTGATCCCCCACAATTATGAGTTCTCCAGGCAATGTTGATGCTGATTCTTTCTCAAGTGAATGTTGTCAGGGTAAGATTTTCTGTGCATTGCTGAAAAGCTGTTTTAAAAAATGACAGTTATTAGCAGCTTTGACTGTATATGATCTAACTTGAAGTGTGTCTGCCACAAAAGCCAGTAGGCCATTTAGTTGACCCCATTACCTTATTCAACTGTCATTTGAGCTCACTCTTTTATTCCAGTTCACAGCAGGCTGAGTTCTCAAGCTGGGTGTCTCTTGTCTGCCTGGAGCCCCGGCAGCAGTGGTCTGTGGGCCAGCTGGGGAGCTTTGATGTTAGCTATGGGAGGTAATGCAACTGTGATTCAGACTGAGTTCAGAACCTTGCCCTGACAATAAAGAGGCAGAAAGCagggttgtatgtgtgtggattggGGGGGAAAGTGGAGATATTTAATGAAGCTCTCATTAGAGGACAAATTACATTAATGTCAGTCTTTAATTGACTccctttgtttccttttttcataACCTGAAGGCTCCATTTCCACTGACCTTCTAATGGCCATGTCAGAGATGAATACTGGGGTGCCTCAGCCGCAGCAGTTGCACTGTAATAGAAAACTTTACAGCACTCTGGATCGTTCTGGTCTCATCCCACCTCGGCACATATTGCTCCCAGTGGTTGAAGGTTCATTTGTTATTTCACTTTGAAGTCAGCAACCCAGTGCACTCACAGGCATCAGGTAGGTGCTTGTAAAATGGTGTAAATACATCAGGGGATTGCACTTGTGGGTATTAGTTACGCTTCCGTGGTCTTACAGCACAGGAAAATGCCAAGTGCACAATAGGCAACCACACAGGTCTGTACTTTATGTCTtcaccgtgtttgtgtgtgtgtgtgtgtgtgtgtgtgttttaggagaAACCTTAAACCACTTAACAGCTTGTTGGTGCTGTCAAAAGAAAGGCGGTTGACGGTTAGACTTTGCAGtgttaagtaaaaaaaataaataaaaaaaaaatacagcaggCATGGTAGTGTGAGAAGAGCAATTTCCCTTAGGCAGGAAAGCAAGAAAGGCAGTTGAAGAGAGGGATCATAAGAGATAGTGCAAGCGGGTGGCGAAAAGGATAGCGAGCGAGAGGGAAAATCCTCTCTTCTGATAAATATGAAAATCAGATTATCCACAGGATATGATTAGAATAGCACCATCAAAGCCACCGCTtgcccctcccctctgtgtccATGTGCGCATGCGTTTTATGCCTTTGTCATCTGCATCACTTACATCTCAGTGGCACgataaaaaagtgaaaaatgagTTGAAAAACCACCCGAGACAGAGCTCCAGACTCCACACACTTTACTTATAGAGTCCATTTATATTCTgcatcagttaacctttcaaTTTGACTGAAGCCTGGTCCTGGGTGACATTTTATTAACCCAAGACGGTGATATATTTCAGGCATCGCAACTGTGAATTGTGCTAAGCTGTTATCAGCACAGCCTCTGCCGCTCTCTGCATATGTTGATTATGGGGAGGAAGGCTGCtgtggaaggaaagagggaTTAGCCTACTGAAGCCCACACTTCCTCTCGAGCAAAAAAGGCCTGCCTCTTCCCACAGCTTGCTGGCAAAGGCCTCGCTGTCTCCAAGCAACACAATGTTGGGTTGTTTGTGGCTCTCTCATGAGATCCACTCCAGCTACACTGCTGTCCTTCTGACGTGCTGGTTATGTAAAGATCAGGCTTAGCCATGGTGTGGAGATGCTCTGGGATATGATTGCTTTTGTTTCAGTGACAGCGATTACGTATTTATGCCTGCAAAGTTGCCATAATTTGGGCAATGCACTTGTGACATAGATTTCTGCTGACAGGTTTCCATCCACAAAATTTCTTTGTATGTCACAAAGTTGGATCAGACAATGGGCCACTTGGACTTAAAGCGGTGACAGTGCTCTCATGGACGTTAATATTCCACAGTAGAGCGCAGACAAGGGTGGGaggcagtgaaagagagagaagagagagagggggaatgcaTACAAAGTGGCATTATCTCTTCCATCCAGTAAAATCCAGTTAATTGGGCCCGAGCATGACAGGATTTTATCTGTACTCTTTTTCAGTTGACTTTGAGTGGCGGCTCAAAATAACCCCGGCAGCTCAATAATCTCTCTCGCTCGCCGTTTGTGTGTAAACTTTCGCTCAGCCCAGCCTCTGCTGACAAAAAGACAATACCCAGCTGCAAATAGAGAGTGAACAAAGAGACATCCCCTTCCCGTTCCCTTCTTTCTGCCCTTTTCCCAGTCACATCTTATTTAGCACCCATACAACAAACCCTCTGAAGGTACCTTGGGACAGACCGAGGACAGATAGACTCGGACGGTGAGCCATGGTGAGTTTTACTGATGGAGAGGCAAATGTGTAACTGTAATGTGATTGAAAGCTGATGGCTGCCAGAGAGCCACACTCCGTCTAAGCCAGTGTTTCACAGTCATACATCACAAGAGATGCTTGATGTAGCCACATCATGGCATAACAGCGTGATGAAGAGCAATCTGCAACAGTACGTGGAGACATCCTCTCTGAAGCTTCGAGCATCTCTTCCACCCACTCTGCTCATAGCAATGAGCCATTCAGTAGTGACTGCATGTTGGTGGAGTGGTACCAGATTGTAGTAGTTTACATAAGCTTTATTTCAGCAGATCCCAAGAACAAAagcagcaccccacacacacacacacacactctggtcctCAGTGCAACCACCAGGGCAGGGCATACACACCCAAATAGAACAAGGGCAAAGGTCATGGTTAGAGGAGTGAGTAAAGTGAAGCAGATTCTTTGCTGGGGTGTTTTCTGTACACATCTCACTCACAGAGGCAACTCCTGGTTGTTAGCCATGTCATCACTGTGCTTTGGGTTACGTGCAAAGATTCAGGGTGTCTTgacattgtgattgtgtgtagcAGTGGCAGAGGCAAAGGTGGTGTTAAGAGTAATTTAGAGACTACGTGTGAGATGCTGGTGATTCTGAGGTGCGGTGTTGACATTTTCAACCATCAAAGAAGTCTAGAAAGAAATTTGTACCTATTACGAATTTTGTTCAAAGAGTTAAAATAACTCCACAGGGTGCACACCACTTTACTTGCAGACTTTCTCTTCATTAGACAATCAAACCTGATTAGATAACAGGTAATTGGAACCTTTAATGGTTATTGAATGCTTGataattaaaagaaagagaATTTATTGAGCCCTGCTTATCAATTTCTGAAATAGCTTTTAACGATTGGTTTATACAAACAAATAGGGCTAAATAGCTAAAGCTTTACATTGTGTGAAAACCTTCCTTGTGGAATAGGTGAAATCCATGTATGTAGCAGTATTTTATTGGTGCTCTATTTGGCTAGTTTGTTCTGCTATTGGAAACTggaaaacacataaacaaagtgCAAGGAATGGTGACGGATGGTTCTTATTTAAGTAACCAATAAGGAGGACTCTGCCAAAATAAAAACTCTAATTTATCAGGATGTACTCAAGAGTTCAGCTAAAACTCggaaagagaaaacattttGAGAAGGGTCACAAATTTAAGGCTGGTGTGCGGCAAGCATTTAGGACTGCCAAAATGCCATCTGTTAGCAGGTTTCGTTCCAGTTGAGAAATAGAAATCTGTTAAGATCGTATGTGATAAAACAACTTCCATGACCCTCGGAAAAGCCTCACAAACATTGTGCTATTCtgttaaaacaacaaaaaatgggCATTCAGTCAAGAAATAATCCATCCATGTGACCTCGAGAGATGGTGTCTTGACAATAAGTTGCAGTCAGCATTAACAAATTCATTTTCACCTAATTTAGAAGTACCATCATAAGACAGAGACAAGACAGAGCAAACATGCCCGTTCAACCTAAAACAACTCCTTTTGTTATGGGTGGATAACACTGTATACAGCAGATGCCACTGTTACACTGTGACCATGACTGCTTCAGTGCCACCCTCTCAGTCAGTGTAGTTTTTAAAAGTAGTTCCTGTCATTGAGCTTCAGTCTTCTTATTTCCGTGGCATATTACTTTCAGATATTTTGCCTGACGCCTCTGCAGATATATGACACTATTGTAGTTTATGGATTAGCAAAGAAATGAAATGCttcatacatttatttatttaaaacagcTACCTTCAGGTGAAGAAAGCTCTTCATTTATTCATACAATCACATGACCTACAATTAAATCTCACCGTCAAAATGCCTCTGCTAAGTAATTTGAGTGATTTGATTATTATTACAATGATGGAAGCCGTGCTTGaacaaacaccacaccaccttTATAAtatgaaaggaagaaaaacaggaaTGACTGAAGTGTCACGTTATGGACATAATGGAATCAATTAGCTTAACAGTTATGAATTATTTTCTCTGTACAAAGGAGGCAGAGCACAATTGCCTTTTTTTAACGGCTGACTTCGCCTTAATTCATTTTCAATAATGCTAATTTAGTTCTCTTTTCACAGGCTTAATTCATTTAAGTCATAATTTCACCACCTATGCTGCCAGTTTTAATGGCCCTGCATCATTATTGTCATGAATAAATTATTCATACAAATGATTATTTTCAGCTAATACTAGTAGTAGTTCTTATTGACTTTGGTGTGCCTAATTAGGTCATTTGCCATTTCTCATGGCTAAATGGAGCAGAATTGCATTAACATGGAGAATTACCGACTTCTAATTGAGTGCATGTACAGGGTGGTGTGCGAATACGACCACTTGGCATTCACACAACTTTGAATCATGGGTAGGTATGCATTCACATTGGCAGTATGGCAACACACTATAGATTCAAAGAAAGATAAAAATCGACAACCCAAAATGCCTCATCTTCAGACATTCACTCATTAACCACAATTGACATCTCATCACAAGACTGGATCTCTGGTCTCACGCACGCCTCCAGACAAAACACATTCCGCACTCACAGCCCTCACATGCCTCAACATGACAGCCTTCTCCAACCATTAGCATCTGTATCAATAACCAGTCAGCAAAGCCCTGCCTATCAACGTTAGTGTCAGGGGAGTCAATAAAGTTGGTAAGGTTGGAGTCATTAGATGCAGCAGTTAACATTCTTACCACTGCCCGCAGAGAGTAATTAAATTAGGTTAGGTGTCTATAAGGGGCTTAAGCAGTGTGTTGGCTGTTTTGTGGTCAACTGGATAACTCCCGACTCCAATTTAGAGTGGGTGATATTGCTGGACAGGGGGACATGGTCAGCCGATACTGGTTGTGTTTGCACTGCAGACCTTGGGTAGTACTGGAATTAAATAAGTGCATATTTGTGGGGCCTTGTTGAATGTTTAACCAAAGCTAGATATCATGAAAGTGAGTAATTGAAAGTGATGGCTATTTATGCTTTAAACCTTTTCTTCAAGGTCATGataaaatgttttaatgatGTCCTCTTATAAGGAGTCAACCtagatgcatgtttttttttcttttctttaagtAGTTATGAAACTAGTTAAGCCACCTGATCTTTGGGTTCCCTCTTCAAGACTAATCACACCCCATGAGCTCGACATCACCACGGCATCTCTGATGTGATGGCACCATTCTTTCAATATGgctgtggagacacagagaattACAAACTTGCTTGCCTCCACTCCTCAGCACAGCCACGCTGAGCTATAATGAGGGGCTTATGGGGAGAGTTCTCAAGGTCTAATCACTGTCGGATTTCAAAGCAGGAGGACCAATTAAAATGGATAGGGCTCAATAACGGATTACaagccacacaaaaaaaatcgaTGGCCCATGTCTCGGATGagcaaagtgtttttttttcttctttatttctgATGCAGTAGCAAGAGCATGGTAAGGACTGGGGTCTTCATAAGGCTGAGAAGAGATTGGAATAAAAACTAAATACACATAGGAATGTGCCTGGGTCCATTTGGAGGTAAAAAGacagggaaaagagagataagAGTTACTACTGAGGGAAAGTTGGACATAACTTAAATAGAGTAGCAAAATTggttattttcttttctgtacACAAATATATGGACTAAAGCTCTTATGGGTTGACTGCACATTGCGCACACTGTGCATTGTAATTGCATATGATTACATGTCATTATTTTATGGTAGGTGTTCCAAATGGCACCACTCTGATCATCAAGCACTGTACTTTGGACAGGTGTCATCAGATGGGCAGAAGTGCTGTACAAACTGAGTGGTCCTTTTTGACAGTTTGACAGAGCATATGCTATACTAAAACTGCATCTGTTtccaggtgttttttttttactgttcatGTCTAAATGCAATTCTCAGATTTTTGTACAATTTACCAGATTGTTTCCAAAGACAGATGGTAGacatatttaaataaattatAGAATTACACTTGTTATTTTATGATTGGTAGTGATATCCCTGATttaacatgcacatacaaagaacttttttttacaagaaACACAGAGGGAAAACATCTTTCAAAATGGTTGGAACAGCAACATATGCATTAAAtgtgttaattacttaagagcTGCAATTTTGTCAGCCACTTGCAGTAATCCTGTTCCACCGATTAAATCTTTACTTATCACCACTGCATATTTATGTTACTGTGTATGTTGTATAGTAAAGTGTATTTATCTGATTAAAACATTGGGTAATATTTTTCTCTGACATACCATTAATGCAATATAAAtttacaagctataataaacaGTTTATATTCTCATTATATTGATAACACAGTTATCAATACTGTAATAAGGAATTAGCCCTTTGAACTTGTGACTGTAGCTTCAGGACTCAATCAGTCAGCGTTTTCCTTGCCAAAGGTCAGATTCAGGCTGTACCCATTCGTCACCCATGATACTCTGCAGGCTGAAGGACTGGAAGTATTCAAGTCGGTGGCTATCAGATGGACACAAGCAGAATTCAATTACCATACTAACCAAGGGAGTTGTTATGGAACTAACACATGCTTGCTTAACAATCCTAGCTGGCATGCACATACCGTTTAACTGTTTTAAATCAAAGCAGGTAATTCATATTGAATATTGCCAGTGCTATAAAGGCAATAACACTAAAGACAACTGATATTTAAAACATGCTACTGTTAAGACGTTTAAGGCCTTCTACTTGGCAACAACGCCCATAACAGTATTAGGGGATGCTCCTGCCTCTCATGTATCATTGCTTAAATAAACATCTGACACAGAAAAGTAAATTTTATGGTGACCATAAAAGGGCAGCCAAGTAGGCATACTTACAAGTCTGGTCCTTGGCCCTCCACAAGATCTGCCTTGGGTACTGGGTACAAAGCCTCATAGATCCTAGAGCCCCCTGCCCCATGGATGGCGTAGGAGTTCATCTTGTCTACACCTGGTGGGAAATATCTCCAAGGCAGGAGTGCTTCACCGCTCCATCTGTCTCCATCGATTGTGGCACTGAATGCCAGAGGCAGTGCTTGCtttacaacaaaaaaaggggtaaagaaaataattaaatcaatacatttcaaacaagcCATTTGTAACAGAACGGGATTCTCTTCATTGTGTGGCATACCTGAAAAGCATTGTGTTTCCCAGACAACAGGAGTATCAAGTGCTGGCCATGTCTGTTAATCAGTCAAACGATCAGTCACACAGTTGGAAAACAGATTCAAAGAAAACGCAGTTATACGAACACCACTACAGCCGCACATCTCTTGAACACACATCTCTTTTACACAACATAAGCAAAATTCAGTGTTTCTAGAATGTATTGGACTTACGGGCACACTTCCACCTCGAGGTACTTCTCATTGGAGCTGTTCAAGAAGAATGATTCCACCACTGTACCAAAAAAACATCGGGTTTTATGAGTGCTCATCAGTAGAtaaaattcatttaaaaaccGTCACTTAGAAATCAAATATTACTATCATTATAATAAACAAAGCCTTGGATGAttgaaaaaggagagaacacTACTCAAGTATGTGCAACCATGAAACTGGCTAAATTCTAGTAGGTCACTAAGTCGATTTTCGCACCTTCATAATCCCACAGTCCAGGGAAAGGTTGCCCAGAGGGACCAGGTGGAGCTGGAGGATCGTTGAAGAAGGGAGCTGAAACTTCCATCCGTAAGCCGCCTTCACCAGGGGAAAATCTAATCTTTACTGGATCATGGTTAACAGATAAACTGTCCCAAGTATTCTCAATGCGATACTCCATCTGCTTATATCTGGGGGAAAACACAAGTACAAATAACTACAAATATTTGCAATCATTAGCATTTCATGACTAAAGATAGAACAtaactataggcctacattcaCAATTCCAGGAGTAGAACTAACATATATCAGTCTGAACCGTTCAGAGAGGTACAGGTAGGCTAAATTAAACACTGTTTTACAACTGCCTCTACTTACTCAGTTCACAGGCGAGAAGGATCTGTTAGAGGCAAAGATCTTGTTCTAGTTTTACATCACAAGGAGAACATCAAAGTCATAAAACTATAAAAGTAGGTATGGTTCGCATTCTACTGCTCGTGTTCTATGGACCCGGAATTGACGCGCAAACCTATCTCGTGACAAAAGAGAGTTCAAATGTATCCTCCATGCAAAAATGACATACCTTATGATTCACATAATGCTAACAACGCCATCTTTAAACGGAAGAGTACTTCTATCAAAAAATATTAACATCTTGTTATGTCTCAGATCATGGGATTGACCAAAAACCAGCCTATGTGCGTGAGTCAACTTCCAGACGCACGGCGTCGATTTGTGCGATTTTGATTGGTCCAGTCGTATCACTTCAAACTTGATGGCGGAAGGATTTAGCCTAAAGTGAACACTGGTTTGCAAGACACTAAGTAACTTAACTGTACATATCAAACGTTAACCTTGTAATTTGAATGTAATCTCAGGCTAATTTGTTAGATACTAACGTGtattaacaataacaaaaaagtgCATCATCTGTCTCTACTGTAAGCTAATGTTTGATAGCATAACGTTAGTTATGAGACACCAGGCTGGCTGCAAACCAAAACCAGCATGTATTGACTAACCTTACGAGGTAGCTATCTAATAAGATGCAGTCTCGCCGCATTTCCGTCGAATCTTAAATTTCAGAGCTTATCGTTGCGGTGGTGCAAAGGCAGGGTTCGTCTTTGGTATTGGACGTCTACTTTACCCCAGCTAGCTATCCAGCTAGGCAAGTAAGTTAGCTTGTACGCTAGCCACTACGAAGCACTTGCGATGATAATTTGTATGGGATATGACATACATTTTGACTACTATAACTGCTATATTGCCATCTTCCTCACATTGTGGCCATTGCTTACGTTACTTGCTTGAATTGCTTGTTGACTTTTCTAGAAGGCTATTGCTACAGTACAACGTGAGCAAGCCAGCTAACATATAATTTCCCTGAAGAGGCGTTGTTGTTGGTTTTACCTGTTGTTATGTAGCTAGTTGGTATGCTACGGAGGAAATTGGCTAGAGGTCTACTCTGTATCTAGGGTGCTACACACAGCTGACGTTAGCGATAGCCACTGTTCAATCACGACTTCCACACGACCTTGTCCAACCACTAAGTCATTTTAATTTAGCCAAGGTTTTGTAACTGAATACAATACTGAACACTTGATTTTAACAAGTGTGATATTTCAGTAATTTTGATTAATAATGGTGTTGAACCGTTTGAATACCTGCTTGTTAGTTTCTTTGTGGGGATTTGATTGCTGGATTAACGTTATCCGCTGGTTAGCTAGCGCCAACACATTTTAAAGAAAGCATTTGTTGTAATACAGGTTGCAGGATGTCAGCAGAAAACGAATTTCGACAAGATCAAGGTATGGATTTTTCATTTGAGGCTTATAATATGAATTACAGACAAGTGAAAGGTGACTTGTCATCACCTACAAACTCGCTTTAATGCTTGATTTGGTGTGCTGTCTTTCAGCAGTGCATCTTGGGGTTGGCAGTGACATTGTGGACAGACATGATTCCATGATCTGtctttttatatttgtatggTTAATGTGAGGGCACACTGTTGagtttttttaatgcatttccCAGGTCCCAGGCAATCTGCTGGCAGTGGGTACCAGGATCCTCACATCTCTCCAGCAATGTATCCACAGGTATTTCTCTTCTCATTTTGGTAAAGCCCAAGTCCATTAAACACTTTAGTCAGGAGCCACAACTGACAGCCTGCCATATGGCCACTGGAGTGACAAATTAAACACAGACCTATCCAGTCACATCAGTTACGGAACTATGTTTGTGTACAGTCTCTAAAATGATTAATTTTTCCCTAAAGCATGGCGATTACATGGGCTTGGAATCTCCTGGTCCCTTGTCAATGGACAGAAGGTTAGTGATACAGCCTTTGTGTTTCCTTGCCTGAGTCCCATTGAAAGGACACAAGCATGACCACGTTTTCCGATATCTCTTGCAGCATCATGGCTCCACTCATAGCAGAGTATGACCGCCACATCGATGACATGACCAGGCAACTGCAGCTCTATCAGGTGcaaccatttatttattttaccacTGTATATTTTGACAGTTTTGTTTGCTAAGCATTCTGTCGTGCAAGGGTTGGCAATGAAAGCATTTCCATTGGTAACTTTttacttgtttatttttattccaGAGGCAGATGGCTGACATCAAAGTGAAACTTGAAACCGTCATTCAAGAAAATGAACGGTATATGTAAAAAAGTGAAAACCTCTAATCATTGAAGCAAAAAGTCTGCTATTTGTCATGGCAGTTTGCATCAGCAGACCAAAGCAAGACTAACTTATCTTGCATGGTctttgattattttatttatttattttttcgaCAGCACATATTTTACTATCTGTTTTCATAAGGCATGGCTATTTCTGTTCAGTATTTTAATCGTTGATGTGTACTAACATTAATTGAACACTGTAACCTGCAGCATAGGTCTTGATACTGATAGATGGTGCTTGATGTTGGTAAGGGTTACAGTGGGAAACTTTGTGAAAATTAATTGTGGGGGGAACAAATCAAGATTCTCTCAGCTGAGTATGGACATCGTAAATGGCTCGTGTATGCAAATCAGTGAAGAGGCTATGT encodes the following:
- the c22h4orf33 gene encoding UPF0462 protein C4orf33 homolog codes for the protein MEYRIENTWDSLSVNHDPVKIRFSPGEGGLRMEVSAPFFNDPPAPPGPSGQPFPGLWDYEVVESFFLNSSNEKYLEVEVCPHGQHLILLLSGKHNAFQQALPLAFSATIDGDRWSGEALLPWRYFPPGVDKMNSYAIHGAGGSRIYEALYPVPKADLVEGQGPDFHRLEYFQSFSLQSIMGDEWVQPESDLWQGKR